The proteins below come from a single Serinus canaria isolate serCan28SL12 chromosome 6, serCan2020, whole genome shotgun sequence genomic window:
- the CISD1 gene encoding CDGSH iron-sulfur domain-containing protein 1 isoform X1 has product MDIVLRQTAKIFPIKGGNVRMMSCAEWIAAVSIAAGAAAFGYLAYRTLLCKDKSSKTMVNLHIQKDNPKVVHAFDMEDLGDKAVYCRCWRSKKFPLCDGSHTKHNEETGDNVGPLIIKRKEA; this is encoded by the exons ATGGACATTGTGCTAAGACAGACTGCAAAAATTTTCCCGATAAAGGGAGGAAATGTGAGGATGATGAGTTGTG CTGAATGGATTGCTGCAGTTTCCAtagctgctggagcagctgcttttggaTATCTAGCTTACAGAACACTactttgtaaagacaaatcctCCAAAACAATGGTGAATCTTCACATCCAGAAGGATAACCCCAAGGTAGTCCATGCCTTTGATATGGAAGATCTGGGAGACAAGGCTGTGTACTGTCGTTGTTGGAGGTCTAAGAAG ttccCACTGTGTGATGGCTCTCACACAAAGCACAATGAGGAAACTGGCGACAACGTTGGGCCTCTGATCATCAAGAGGAAGGAGGCGTAG
- the CISD1 gene encoding CDGSH iron-sulfur domain-containing protein 1 isoform X2, translated as MGPGQNCTVRAEWIAAVSIAAGAAAFGYLAYRTLLCKDKSSKTMVNLHIQKDNPKVVHAFDMEDLGDKAVYCRCWRSKKFPLCDGSHTKHNEETGDNVGPLIIKRKEA; from the exons ATGGGGCCGGGACAGAACTGCACCGTGAGGG CTGAATGGATTGCTGCAGTTTCCAtagctgctggagcagctgcttttggaTATCTAGCTTACAGAACACTactttgtaaagacaaatcctCCAAAACAATGGTGAATCTTCACATCCAGAAGGATAACCCCAAGGTAGTCCATGCCTTTGATATGGAAGATCTGGGAGACAAGGCTGTGTACTGTCGTTGTTGGAGGTCTAAGAAG ttccCACTGTGTGATGGCTCTCACACAAAGCACAATGAGGAAACTGGCGACAACGTTGGGCCTCTGATCATCAAGAGGAAGGAGGCGTAG
- the UBE2D1 gene encoding ubiquitin-conjugating enzyme E2 D1 isoform X1 codes for MALKRIQKELSDLQRDPPAHCSAGPVGDDLFHWQATIMGPPDSAYQGGVFFLTVHFPTDYPFKPPKIAFTTKIYHPNINSNGSICLDILRSQWSPALTVSKVLLSICSLLCDPNPDDPLVPDIAQIYKSDKEKYNRHAREWTQKYAM; via the exons ATGGCGCTGAAGCGGATACAAAAA GAACTAAGTGATCTGCAGCGAGATCCCCCAGCCCACTGTTCTGCTGGTCCTGTTGGAGATGACT tgTTTCATTGGCAAGCAACTATTATGGGACCT cctGATAGTGCATATCAAGGGGGAGTCTTTTTTCTCACAGTACACTTTCCAACAGACTATCCTTTCAAACCACCAAAG ATTGCTTTTACAACAAAAATATATCACCCAAATATAAACAGTAATGGGAGTATTTGTCTTGATATCTTGAGATCACAATGGTCACCAGCTCTGACTGTTTCTAAAG ttttattgTCCATATGCTCCTTACTTTGTGATCCTAATCCAGATGATCCTTTAGTACCAGATATTGCACAGATCTACAAGTCAGACAAGGAAAA ATACAACAGACATGCCAGAGAATGGACTCAGAAATATGCAATGTAA
- the UBE2D1 gene encoding ubiquitin-conjugating enzyme E2 D1 isoform X2, with protein MKRYWELSDLQRDPPAHCSAGPVGDDLFHWQATIMGPPDSAYQGGVFFLTVHFPTDYPFKPPKIAFTTKIYHPNINSNGSICLDILRSQWSPALTVSKVLLSICSLLCDPNPDDPLVPDIAQIYKSDKEKYNRHAREWTQKYAM; from the exons ATGAAGAGATACTGG GAACTAAGTGATCTGCAGCGAGATCCCCCAGCCCACTGTTCTGCTGGTCCTGTTGGAGATGACT tgTTTCATTGGCAAGCAACTATTATGGGACCT cctGATAGTGCATATCAAGGGGGAGTCTTTTTTCTCACAGTACACTTTCCAACAGACTATCCTTTCAAACCACCAAAG ATTGCTTTTACAACAAAAATATATCACCCAAATATAAACAGTAATGGGAGTATTTGTCTTGATATCTTGAGATCACAATGGTCACCAGCTCTGACTGTTTCTAAAG ttttattgTCCATATGCTCCTTACTTTGTGATCCTAATCCAGATGATCCTTTAGTACCAGATATTGCACAGATCTACAAGTCAGACAAGGAAAA ATACAACAGACATGCCAGAGAATGGACTCAGAAATATGCAATGTAA
- the UBE2D1 gene encoding ubiquitin-conjugating enzyme E2 D1 isoform X3: MLIKQELSDLQRDPPAHCSAGPVGDDLFHWQATIMGPPDSAYQGGVFFLTVHFPTDYPFKPPKIAFTTKIYHPNINSNGSICLDILRSQWSPALTVSKVLLSICSLLCDPNPDDPLVPDIAQIYKSDKEKYNRHAREWTQKYAM; the protein is encoded by the exons ATGCTAATCAAGCAA GAACTAAGTGATCTGCAGCGAGATCCCCCAGCCCACTGTTCTGCTGGTCCTGTTGGAGATGACT tgTTTCATTGGCAAGCAACTATTATGGGACCT cctGATAGTGCATATCAAGGGGGAGTCTTTTTTCTCACAGTACACTTTCCAACAGACTATCCTTTCAAACCACCAAAG ATTGCTTTTACAACAAAAATATATCACCCAAATATAAACAGTAATGGGAGTATTTGTCTTGATATCTTGAGATCACAATGGTCACCAGCTCTGACTGTTTCTAAAG ttttattgTCCATATGCTCCTTACTTTGTGATCCTAATCCAGATGATCCTTTAGTACCAGATATTGCACAGATCTACAAGTCAGACAAGGAAAA ATACAACAGACATGCCAGAGAATGGACTCAGAAATATGCAATGTAA